A stretch of the Sphingosinithalassobacter tenebrarum genome encodes the following:
- a CDS encoding ArsR/SmtB family transcription factor, giving the protein MKAEDIRDQAEKAVALLKALGSHNRLMIACQLVEGERSVGELAELLELRETVVSQHLALMRKDGLVAARRDGRTIHYSLCGDAPRRVLETLYAIYCSSADDTTGPADGH; this is encoded by the coding sequence ATGAAAGCCGAAGATATTCGCGATCAAGCCGAAAAGGCGGTGGCATTGCTCAAGGCGCTGGGCAGCCACAACCGCCTGATGATCGCCTGCCAATTGGTTGAAGGCGAGCGCAGCGTGGGCGAGCTGGCCGAACTGCTGGAACTTCGGGAAACCGTGGTTTCGCAGCATCTGGCGCTTATGCGGAAGGATGGCCTGGTCGCAGCGCGGCGCGATGGCCGCACGATCCATTATTCGCTTTGCGGCGATGCGCCGCGCCGGGTGCTGGAAACGCTCTACGCCATCTATTGCAGCTCCGCCGACGATACGACCGGTCCAGCAGACGGCCATTGA
- a CDS encoding sulfite exporter TauE/SafE family protein yields the protein MMDIGVIVALLSLTSGLLVGFSLGLLGGGGSILAVPLLVYVVGVHDTHVAIATSAAAVAASALANLLFHARGGNVKWRCAGLFAAFGVVGAAAGSSLGKITSGDLLLGLFGLVMIVVGLSMLREKSGGSDPDVQLTRATALRLTPRLAFGGLLVGGLSGFFGIGGGFLVVPGLVAATAMPILNAIGSSLVSVAAFGTTTAANYALDGLVDWEIAAFFIGGGGIGGWLGTRASNLLAKRKRALNFIFAAVIILVGIFISGQWAITAIT from the coding sequence ATGATGGATATCGGCGTCATCGTGGCGCTCCTATCGCTTACCTCGGGCCTCCTCGTGGGCTTTTCGCTTGGACTACTCGGCGGTGGGGGATCGATCCTCGCAGTGCCGTTGCTTGTGTATGTCGTCGGTGTTCACGACACCCATGTCGCTATCGCCACGTCCGCTGCTGCGGTGGCGGCCAGCGCCTTGGCAAACTTATTGTTCCATGCGCGAGGCGGCAATGTGAAGTGGCGCTGCGCAGGCCTATTCGCAGCATTCGGCGTTGTCGGAGCTGCCGCCGGATCAAGCCTGGGAAAAATTACATCGGGCGATCTGCTTTTGGGCCTGTTCGGTCTGGTGATGATTGTCGTCGGCCTCTCGATGCTGCGCGAGAAATCGGGCGGATCCGACCCGGATGTCCAGCTCACCCGAGCCACGGCGCTGCGCCTCACCCCGCGCCTCGCGTTCGGAGGATTGCTGGTAGGCGGACTGTCCGGTTTCTTCGGTATCGGCGGGGGCTTTCTGGTGGTGCCGGGTCTGGTTGCCGCGACGGCCATGCCGATTCTCAACGCGATCGGCTCCTCGCTGGTCTCTGTAGCCGCTTTCGGTACGACCACAGCCGCCAATTACGCCCTCGACGGACTCGTCGATTGGGAGATTGCCGCGTTTTTCATCGGCGGCGGCGGTATAGGCGGCTGGCTGGGTACTCGCGCATCGAACCTGTTGGCTAAGCGCAAACGAGCGCTGAACTTTATATTCGCGGCGGTCATCATCCTCGTTGGCATCTTCATAAGCGGCCAATGGGCGATAACAGCCATAACGTGA
- a CDS encoding heavy metal translocating P-type ATPase, whose translation MSKDQSVIEGTAIDPVCGMSVAIDGAQHIATHEGATHYFCSPRCHDKFVTDPELYLSGAHLDAVEDVPEGTIYTCPMHPEIRQPGPGSCPICGMALEPETVSLGDGPDPELVDMLRRFWWSALLTLPLFVYAMSDMAPGLSFDRLIEPAWAQWAQFALATPVVLWGAWPFFVRAIQSLKTRNLNMFTLIGFGVAIAYLFSVVATVAPDLFPAAFRDHSGRVGVYFEAAAVITTLVLLGQVLELKARGSTSSALRALLELAPPSAVKIFGSGDEREVPLDQLTTGDRLRVRPGDKVPVDGEIEEGSSAIDESMISGEPLPVAKQAGDIVIGGTVNQTGGFVMRATGVGKDTMLSKIVQMVADAQRSRAPIQRLADQVAGWFVPAVVVIAIATFVVWAIWGPAPALAYALVNAIAVLIIACPCALGLATPMSIMTGTGKGAQHGILIRNAEALETLEKIDTLVVDKTGTLTIGKPDLVAVKPADGIDETEFLAAVAGVEMGSEHPLAHAIVEGAKARGVSPANATDLASTTGEGVEANVQGGRVAIGNEKMMRRVGIDDEAWLGSAENGRKQGQTVMFVAFDGRPAGLIAVADPIKPTSAAAIAALHKRDIRVVMLTGDSRGTAEAVAREMGIDEVHANVSPEDKHRKIEELKAQGRRVGMAGDGINDAPALAAADVGIAMGTGTDVAIESAGVTLVRGDLTGVVQATVLSRGTMRNIRQNLFFAFAYNTLGIPVAAGVLFPFFGVLLSPMIAAAAMSLSSVSVIGNALRLRGLSFAR comes from the coding sequence ATGAGCAAGGACCAGAGTGTGATCGAGGGTACCGCGATCGACCCGGTATGCGGCATGAGCGTTGCAATCGACGGGGCTCAGCATATCGCGACGCATGAGGGCGCGACACACTATTTCTGTTCGCCGCGCTGTCACGACAAGTTCGTCACCGATCCCGAGCTCTATCTCTCGGGCGCGCATCTCGACGCGGTCGAGGATGTGCCCGAAGGCACGATCTACACCTGTCCGATGCACCCTGAAATCCGCCAGCCCGGGCCGGGTTCATGCCCGATTTGCGGCATGGCGCTCGAACCGGAAACCGTTTCGCTGGGCGATGGCCCCGACCCCGAACTGGTCGACATGCTGCGTAGGTTCTGGTGGAGCGCGCTGCTCACGCTGCCTCTGTTCGTCTATGCGATGAGCGACATGGCACCGGGGCTCAGTTTCGACCGTCTGATAGAACCGGCCTGGGCGCAGTGGGCGCAATTTGCGCTCGCAACCCCGGTGGTTCTATGGGGCGCCTGGCCGTTCTTCGTTCGGGCCATCCAGTCGCTCAAGACGCGCAATCTCAACATGTTCACCCTGATCGGGTTCGGCGTGGCCATCGCCTATCTTTTTAGCGTCGTGGCGACGGTCGCGCCCGATCTGTTCCCTGCAGCGTTCCGCGACCATTCGGGACGGGTCGGGGTCTATTTCGAGGCGGCAGCGGTCATCACGACGCTCGTTCTGCTCGGACAGGTCCTCGAGCTCAAGGCCAGGGGTTCGACCTCGAGCGCCTTGCGCGCACTGCTCGAGCTGGCACCGCCCAGCGCGGTCAAGATCTTTGGCTCAGGCGACGAGCGCGAGGTGCCGCTCGATCAGCTAACCACAGGCGATCGTCTGCGCGTTCGACCCGGCGACAAGGTTCCCGTCGATGGCGAAATCGAGGAGGGATCGAGCGCGATCGATGAATCCATGATCAGCGGCGAACCGCTTCCGGTCGCCAAACAGGCTGGCGACATTGTCATCGGCGGCACGGTCAACCAGACTGGAGGGTTCGTCATGCGCGCAACCGGCGTGGGCAAGGACACGATGCTGTCCAAGATCGTCCAGATGGTGGCCGACGCGCAGCGCAGCCGCGCACCGATCCAGCGGCTCGCCGATCAGGTGGCTGGCTGGTTTGTGCCTGCGGTGGTTGTGATCGCCATCGCCACCTTCGTGGTCTGGGCAATCTGGGGTCCCGCCCCTGCGCTTGCCTACGCATTGGTCAATGCCATTGCGGTCCTGATCATCGCTTGTCCCTGCGCGCTTGGCCTCGCTACGCCGATGTCGATCATGACAGGCACAGGCAAGGGTGCCCAGCACGGCATCCTGATCCGCAATGCCGAAGCGCTGGAGACACTCGAGAAGATCGATACGCTGGTGGTCGACAAGACCGGCACGTTGACGATAGGCAAGCCCGATCTGGTGGCGGTGAAGCCTGCAGACGGCATCGACGAAACTGAATTCCTGGCAGCGGTTGCAGGTGTCGAAATGGGCAGCGAGCATCCGCTGGCCCATGCCATCGTCGAAGGCGCAAAAGCGCGCGGCGTCTCGCCCGCCAATGCCACGGATCTCGCTTCGACGACCGGGGAAGGTGTTGAAGCCAATGTCCAGGGGGGCCGGGTTGCGATCGGCAACGAAAAGATGATGCGGCGCGTCGGGATCGATGACGAGGCCTGGCTCGGCTCGGCCGAAAATGGCCGCAAGCAGGGTCAGACGGTGATGTTCGTTGCGTTCGATGGCCGTCCGGCAGGGCTCATCGCGGTGGCCGATCCGATCAAGCCTACCAGTGCAGCGGCCATTGCGGCTCTGCACAAGCGCGATATCCGGGTCGTTATGCTCACGGGCGACAGCCGCGGCACTGCCGAAGCGGTCGCGCGCGAAATGGGTATCGACGAGGTACACGCCAATGTCTCGCCCGAAGACAAGCACCGCAAGATCGAAGAGCTGAAAGCGCAAGGTCGCCGGGTCGGCATGGCCGGGGACGGGATCAACGATGCTCCTGCGCTGGCTGCCGCCGATGTTGGTATTGCCATGGGCACTGGTACCGATGTGGCGATCGAAAGCGCCGGGGTCACACTGGTTCGTGGTGATTTGACAGGAGTGGTGCAGGCCACCGTGCTGTCGCGCGGAACGATGCGCAACATCCGGCAGAACCTGTTTTTCGCCTTCGCTTACAATACGCTCGGCATTCCGGTCGCAGCAGGCGTACTGTTTCCATTCTTCGGAGTGCTACTCAGCCCGATGATCGCGGCAGCGGCGATGAGCTTGTCTTCGGTGTCTGTGATCGGCAACGCCCTGCGTCTGCGCGGCTTGAGCTTCGCCCGGTGA